The DNA window TCGGCGTGGCGGTACCGCTCCAGCGCCTCGGAGATCTCCGAGAGCGGCGTGTCCTGGTTCTCCAGCGCGGTGACGAGGAAGCTCGACTTCTCCTCCTTGATCCAGCGCGCGAGGCAGGCGAGGATCTCCGCCTCGCCGAGGTGCTGGCCGGCGATGCCGAACGTCGTCTCGTAGAGGTCGAACCCGCCCATCTCCTCGCGCGGCAGCGGCCGGTTGACGTCGGCCGGGTCGTCTCCCTCGCGCGGCACGCCGCAGGAGGAGAACTGCAGCAGCTCGCGCGCCTCCTGCACGCCGGTCCAGCTGAGGTGGTTGATCATCTTCCGCGTGATCCGGGAGAGGAGCCCCGGGTCGGTGCCGCGGAGGAACTCGAGCACGACCCACCACTCGCGCTTCTCGGTGGCCGGGCTGCCGGCGAGCGCCGCCTGCCAGCCGTCGAACGCAGCGCGCAGCCGCCGCTCCATCAGCGCCTGCGAGAGCCGCTCGGCGACGGAGTCGATCAGCTTCCGCTCCTCCTTGAGGAACGGCCCCTCGTCGGCGCGCGGCATCTGCTGGCGGTAGGAGACCTCGACGGCGCCGATCGGCTGCCCCTGCACGATGATCTGCGCCGACTGCGCCCAGACGGAGTCCATGTGGTCCGGCGCCTGGATCACGCGGTCGTCGATCATGATCCGCGCCTCGCAGATCGCGGGGTACTGCCAGCCCGAGGGCAGGATGGCGATGATGCCGCGGCAGATCTCCTCGATCCCGAGGTCGCGGCGGGACAGCAGCTCGTCCACGCGGTAGAGGCAGTTCAGCTCCTTCGCCCGCTCCTGCAGCGTGCGGAGGATCTTCTCGACCTGGGTTCCTTCGGCGTTCATCCGGCCTCCGTCGTCCCCGTCAGTCGCGCGGCGCGAGGACGACTCCCCGCCCGCGCCGTCCGTCCACGCGCAGGTCCAGCGGCGCCGTGAGGCGGACGTGGCGCGTGTACCGCCCCTCCCGCGCGGCGGGCTGCGCGTCGAGCCACGCCCAGTCGATGCGGCGCGGCCCCTCGTGGCGCACCGTGAAGTAGGCCACGCCGAAGCTGGAGAGGTTGTGGAAGAAGTGCGAGCCCTGGCTCGGCTCGACGTTCATCTCCGGCAGGCTGGCCTCGATGATCGCCCGCGCGCCGGAGATCTGGCTCCAGGCGACGGGGATGCCGAGGCTGGCGTGCGAGCTGCCCCAGCGGCCGAAGCCGATCAGCAGATAGCCGCGCCCCTCGTCCACCAGCCCGCGGTTCACGATTTCCAGTTCCGCCGCGATCTCCGGCGTCGCCGCGGAATCGAAGCGGTCGGGGCGGACGTAGACGACGTCGCGCAGCGTGCCGTCCACGCCGTTCCCCATCGCCGCCTCGCTCGCCGCGACGGCGCGCGGGTCGTCGAGCAGCTCGTCCGGCAGGTCCACGAGCGTCGTCGAGACGACCATCGGCCGCACCTGCAGGAAGCCGAAGTGGACGCGCGTCGGCTCGCCGCGCCGTTCGACGAACGACGCCGCGAACTCGATCTCGACCTTCGCCGAGAGGGCGCGCTCCGCCGCGGCGAGGAGCGCGCGGACGGCTTCGTTGAGCGGGAACTCGCCGAGCGTCAGCAGCGGGGCGAAGTTGAGGATCCGCGGCCCGTCGGCGCCGATCCCCGGGACCACGCGGTCGCGCGCGCCGTCGTAGGTCGAGGCGACGTAGCGCAGCGCGCCGTCTTCCTCGGCGTCGGCGATGTCGGCCTCCGTCAGGTACTCGACCTCGTTGATCGGGTCGTAGGCGGGAGGCGCGCCCATGTTGACCGCCCAGAAGCGGGT is part of the bacterium genome and encodes:
- a CDS encoding PEP/pyruvate-binding domain-containing protein, whose translation is MARSGDDGGVPRFDRRFFDGSERFTRIGGGSLGGKAAGLAFMRDVLVRELDAAAYPGVEIAIPTSAVVATDHFDRFMERNGLRAVVEAEPDDKNLAAAFQRAELPVEMVGDLRALIEAVRTPLAVRSSSLLEDALYRPFAGVYATKMIPNNQLDPDTRFRRLAEAVKFVYASTYFRAARDYRVAAGKSVGDEKMAAIIQEVVGRRHGDRFYPGVSGVARSYNFYPTNWANPEDGVVNLALGLGKTIVDGGVAWNYSPAQPRRTPPFGSIRQYLAETQTRFWAVNMGAPPAYDPINEVEYLTEADIADAEEDGALRYVASTYDGARDRVVPGIGADGPRILNFAPLLTLGEFPLNEAVRALLAAAERALSAKVEIEFAASFVERRGEPTRVHFGFLQVRPMVVSTTLVDLPDELLDDPRAVAASEAAMGNGVDGTLRDVVYVRPDRFDSAATPEIAAELEIVNRGLVDEGRGYLLIGFGRWGSSHASLGIPVAWSQISGARAIIEASLPEMNVEPSQGSHFFHNLSSFGVAYFTVRHEGPRRIDWAWLDAQPAAREGRYTRHVRLTAPLDLRVDGRRGRGVVLAPRD